The sequence below is a genomic window from Halomonas halophila.
ACGCTATGGGAGCCGATGAAACCGGCACCGCCGGTGACCAGCACCCGATGGGCGAACTGCGTCATGTTCCCTTCCCCCGTGTTGTTATAGCGGACGGCTTCTTCTGGCCGCTGTCATCTCCGTAACTGGAAGGTTGCTCAGTTACAGAAATTAACCTATGGGGTGCAGGATAAGAGGGCGGGCATACCGCTACCGCCTGTAATGGCTAATTATGCTGTGGTGGTTTTTCTCGTGGGGGAGTATGAGAGATGGGGCAGGGCCGAGCGATATCCGGCCCTGTGCAAGTGGAAGTCAGGCCGACGTCAGACGCTCGACGCCCTGGTCGGTGCCCAGCAGCAGCACGTCGGCGCCGCGGGCGGCGAACAGGCCGTTGGTGACCACCCCGACGATGGCGTTGAGCTGCGCTTCCATGGCCACGGGATCGTCGATCATGAACTCATAGCAGTCGAGGATCTGGTTGCCGTTGTCGGTGACCACGCCCTCGCGGTAGACCGGGTCGGCGCCCAGCTTGACCAGCTCCCGGGCCACGTAGGAGCGGGCCATGGGAATCACCTCCACCGGCAGCGGGAAGTCACCCAGGCACTTCACCTTCTTGGAGCCGTCGGCGATGCACACGAAGCGCTGGGCGCAGGCGGCGACGATCTTCTCTCGGGTCAGGGCCGCACCGCCGCCCTTGATCATCTGGAGGTGAGCGTTCACTTCGTCGGCGCCGTCGACATAGACGGGCACGGTGCCGACCTCGTTGAGCTCGAAGACGTCGATGCCGTGGCCGCGCAGGCGCTCGGCGCTGGCTTCCGAGCTGGCCACGGCGCCGCGAAAGTCGCCGCTCAGCGCGGCCAGCTGGTCGATGAAGCGGTTGGCGGTGGAGCCGGTGCCGACGCCGATCACCACGTCGCGCCCGAGCAGCGGGCGGATCTCGTCGATGGCGGCAGCGGCCACGGCGTCCTTGAGTTCGTCCTGGGTCATGGAGGGCTCGTCTGGCTGGAGGGTGGAAATGCCGCGCCATTATAGGCCATGGCGCCTCGCCGTGCTGGACGCCGTGCCGGCGCGAATGCTACCAATAGAGGTTCCCTCCGCGCCGCGTCACGCGGCCCCTCGCGCTACTATCGGAATGTCAGGATGCTCGAAGATACCGTCAAGAAGATTCTCCAGGCCCGGGTCTATGAGGCCGCCCGGGAAACGCCGATCTCGTCGGCCCCCTTCCTGTCCCGCCGGTTCGACAACCAGATTCTGATCAAGCGCGAAGACCTCCAGCCGGTCTACTCCTTCAAGATTCGCGGCGCCTACAACAAGATGGCGCAGCTCAGCGACGAGCAGAAGGCCAAGGGCGTGATCGCTGCCTCGGCGGGCAACCATGCCCAGGGGCTGGCCATGGCCGCGAAGCAGATGGGGGTCAAGGCGGTGATCGTGATGCCGCGCATCACCCCGGAGATCAAGGTCGCCGCGGTGCGCGCCCGGGGCGCCCGGGTGGTGCTCAAGGGCGATGCCTTCGGTGAGGCCGCGGCCCACGCCCAGGAGCTGATCGAGGAGCACGGCTACACCTACATCCCGCCGTTCGACGATATCGACGTGATCGCCGGCCAGGGCACCGTGGCGGTGGAGATCCTGCGCCAGAACCCCGGTCGGCTGGACGCCATCTTCGTGCCGGTGGGCGGCGGTGGCCTGATCGCCGGCGTGGCCGCCTACGTGAAGTACCTGCGCCCGGAGATCAAGGTGATCGGCGTGGAGTCCGAGGACAGCGCCAGCCTCAAGGCGGCCCTGGACAGCGGCGAGCGCGTGGTGCTGGACCAGGTCGGCGTGTTCGCCGAGGGCGTGGCCGTGGCCCAGGTCGGCGAGGCACCCTTCGCGGTGATGCGCGACCTGGTGGATGACGTCATCACCGTCAACACCGACGAGATGTGCGCCGCGGTGAAGGACATCTTCGAGGACACCCGCGCGGTCTCCGAGACCTCCGGAGCCCTGTCGCTGGCCGGCCTCAAGAAGTACATCCAGCAGACCGGCGCCAGCGGCGAGACCTTGGTGTGCATCAATTCCGGCGCCAACACCAACTTCGACCGCCTGCAGCACATCGCCGAGCGCACCGAGCTGGGCGAGCAGCGCGAGGCGATCCTGGCGGTGACCATCCCCGAGAAGCCGGGCAGCTTCAAGAAGTTCTGCCGGACCATCGGCAAGCGCATGGTCACCGAGTTCAGCTATCGCTATGCCGATCCCGAGCAGGCGCACATCTTCGTCGGGGTGCAGGTCAAGCCGGGCGGCGAGGACCGTCAGGCGGTGATCGACAAGCTGCGCGAGGCCGACTATCCGGTGGAGGACCTCACCGACAACGAGCTGGCCAAGCTGCACTTGCGTCATCTGGGCGGCGGCCGTCCCCAGGAGCGCTTCGACGAGGAGGTCTATCGTTTCGAGTTCCCGGAGCGCCCCGGCGCGCTGATGAACTTCCTCACCCACCTGCCCCACGACTGGAACATCTCGCTGTTCCATTACCGCAACCACGGCGCCGCCTACGGCCGGGTGCTGGTCGGCATGCAGCTGCCGGAAGACGATCGTGGCCACGTCGAGGAGCACTTCGACGAGATCGGCTATCGCTACTGGAAGGAATCGGACAATCCCGCCTATCGGCTGTTCATGGCCTGAGGATGGCGGGGCGGGTGAGTGAACGTTTGCTCGCTCGCCATATCAGGCCATGACCGTGTTGCTTTTCTTCATCCTCCGGGCATGACGGTTGTCATGCCCGGAGCCTTCCTCTAGGCTATGGCCTCGTTCGAGAATGCCGGCCGCCGGTTCCAGCGCCTGGCCGCTCTGCCCCTTCACTCGCCCGCAAGCGGCGAAGAAACAGTGTTTACGGGGTCAAATGGGCATTTCGCGGCGTCTTCGACGCCGTATAGTCGAGACAGTCACATTGTTATCCGCGCCCCGGAGCCGCCCGGGCGCGCCGTTGTCATAGCGATCGAGGGAGTCGACGATGAAGCGCAAGCCCGACCTGGTCATGATCCTGGTGCTGATCTTCGGTATCGGTGTCGTGGCGACCGGCTACGCCCAGGCGTTGGTCGGCCAGTAGGCGCCAGCGCTCAGGACGATTCCCGAAAAAAAGCGGCCGATGCTCAAGCATCGGCCGCTTTTTTCATGTCGGAACGATCCGCGAGGCGCTCAGGGGCGCACCACGCGCCGGTCGCTGACGATGGCGTCCAGCGGCACGTCCCAGGGCGCCACCGGCAGGCGGTCGACGCGCTGGCAGTCGTGGGCCAGGCCGATCAGGCGCGGCCGCGGCCCGCGGCCGCGGGTGAAGGCCAGGGTACGGTCGTAGAAGCCGCCGCCCATGCCGATACGCTGGCCGTCGTCGTCGAAGCCCACCAGCGGCATCAGGATCAGGTCCAGGGCCCAGGCCGGCGTGCGGCGGGCGCGATGGGCGCCGTGGCGGGTGCAGGGCTCCGGGATACCGAAGCGATTGGTCACCATCGGCGTGCCGGCGTGGTAGTGCACGAACCACAGGGCGTTGTGGGAAAGCGGACGCAGCACGGGCAGATAGACGCGGGCACCGCGGCCGTTCAGCCAGGGCATCAGTCGGGTCGGATCGATCTCGCCGTCGTTGGGCAGGTAGAGGGCCACGCGCCGGGCGCGCTGGACTTCGGGGAGATGCCGCAGGCGATGGCACAGTCGCCGGGCGGCCTGATATTGCTCTTGCGCGCTCAGCTGGCGGCGGCGACGGCGAAGGTCACGACGCAGGGCGCGTCGTTCGTCGTCTCTCACGGCGTGAGCGGCGGTGTCTTGCAGATCGGTCATGCGGAAAGGAGTTCCCCAGAGTGCCGCTGTCATTCTGGCCCTTGAACCCTGTGGTTCAAGGTGGGTGGCCGCAGCCGGACCGTCAGGCTTTCCGTCGCACGGACATGCACACGGGTCCGGACTAGCTGTTGGCCCCCTGGGTACTGCGCATAGGCTCGAGGGACTTAACGACTGGCGAACACCCCAGGGAACGCCTCTATCCTAGCAGAGCGAGGCCTACGTCCAAAGCGAAGAATCCTCAGCGAGGGGATGATGCCGATGGTAATGGACCAGAGCATCGGGGGCAGGACGTAGAGGGGGTTTTTGGCCAAGGATGGCCAAAGTAGCGCCCAAGGATGGGTTCATAGCGCCCCTCGTAGGCCTGTCCCCGAGTCGGCACTGAACACGATCCTCTAGCGCGAGGGTGCGTCGGCCAGCGCCTTCTCCAGGCGCGCGCTGAGCTCGCCGAGGCTCTTCTCGCCGGCGCGGCGCTCCTCGAGGGTCTCGAGCAGCTCGTGGGTGATGTTCAGGGCCGCCATGATGGCGACCTTCTCCCGGTCGACCACCTTGCCCTGGGCGTGGATGCCCTGCATGGCACGATCCAGGTAGCGGGCGGTACGCTCCAGCTTGTCGCGCTCTTCCGGCGGACAGGCGATGACGTACTGGCGCTCCAGCAGGGTGATCTCGGTGGTGGGCCGCGAGGCGTCGGTCATGGGGGGCTCCGGCGGGCCCGGACGAGCGCGCGGGATGCGGCGCCAAGGGGGCCCGATGCGTTAACATCGTGGGGTATACGTACGTCAAGTCACTATAAGAGAGCCGTTTGCGGCCGGTCAACGCGCCGCGCGGCCCTCGCACCGGATGGTCCCATGTCTCTGATCAACGAACGCCAGGATTTCTCCGACATCGCCGACACCTTCCTGTTGCACGGCAGCATGCAATCGCCGGCCTTCCTCGACGGCCGCCTGTGTGCCTCGCTGGCGCTGCACGACCTCAGCGCCGAAGGCTGGCTGGAAGTCGTGTGCCAGAACCTGGGCGTCGAGCAGCCTCGCGACGAGCCGTCCGCCGAGCGCCTGCTGGGATGGCGTCGCCAGACCGTCGAGGCGCTCTCGGCCAGCGAGATGAACTACGAGCCGCTGCTGCCCGATGAGCTGTTCTCCCTGGCCGAGCGCGCCGAAGGCCTCAAGGACTGGACCCTGGGCTTCCTCGAGGTGATCGAGGATGCCGGCGCCGCGCCGCGCAAGCAGTGGTCCGAGGCCCTGCGCGAGGCGGTCGACGACCTCAAGGGCCTGACCAGCATCGAGACCGACCTCGATGACGACCCGGAGAACGAGAACGACCTCTTCGCCCTCACCGAGCACGCCCGCATGGCCGCCATGATGCTCTACACCGAGCAGCATCCCGGTCAGCCGCAGGTCGAGAAGGTCGACGACCCCGAGGCCTACACCAAGCACTGAGGCGGTCCGGGCCGCCGGCCCGGACCGCGAGATGTCCGGCCCCGCCGCTCGGCGGGGCTCCCGCCTGCCCGAGGAACTGCCATGCCGCCCGAGATCCTGCCTCGCCCCGCCGCCATCGGCGCAGCCGAATTCCGCGAGCGCCGCCGCCGCCTGATGGCCACGCTGCCCGACGATGCCGCCGTGCTGCTGCCCGGCGCCGCGCTGGTCACCCGCTCCGGGGACAGCGAACATGCCTTTCGCCAGAACAGCGACTTTCACTATCTCACCGGCTTCCCCGAGCCCGACGCCCTGCTGCTGCTGCTCCCCGGCCGTGACGATGGCGAGAGCGTGCTGTTCTGCCAGGATCGCGACCCGGAGATGGAAGCCTGGACCGGGCGCCGGCTGGGGGCGGAAGGCGCCGAGCGCGTGCATGGCCTCGACCAGGCCTTCGGCAACGCCGAGCGCGACGAAGTCCTCGCCGAGCTGCTCGACGGCCGCACCGCCCTCTACCTGCCGCTGGACGACAGCGAGGCGCTGCACCTGGCCGAGTCGATCCGCGCCGAGCTGCAGGCCGGGGCCCGTCGCGGCGCGCGGCCACCGCTGGCCTTTGCCGACGTGTCCGTGCGCCTGCACGAGCAGCGGCTGGTCAAGAGCCCGTCGGAGCTGGCGCTGATGCGCCATGCCGGCGCGGTCAGCGCGAAGGCCCACTGCCGGGCGATGCGCGCCTGTGCCCCCGGGCTGACCGAGTACCAGCTGCAGGCCGAGCTCGAGCATGAGTTCCGGTGGCAGGGCGGTAGCGGCCCGGCCTACGCCAGCATCGTCGCTGGCGGCGGCAATGCCCGTGTGCTGCACTACATCGAGAACGCCGATGTGCTGCATGACGGTGCCCTGGTGCTGATCGACGCTGGCGCCGAGTTCGACCTCTATGCCGGTGACATCACCCGTACCTTCCCGGTCGGGGGCCGCTTCGGCGAGGCGCAGCGCGCCCTCTACGAGGTGGTGCTCGGCGCCCAGCAGCGCGCCATCGAGGCCGTGCGCCCCGGCACCACCCTGGTCGCCATCCATCGCGGTGTGGTGCGCGATCTCACCGCCGGGCTGATCGAACTCGGCCTGCTAGAGGGTGAGCTGCAGGACTGCATCGAGAACGAGGCCTGGCGGCGCTTCTATCTCCACGCCACCTCCCACTGGCTGGGCCTCGACGTCCACGATGTCGGCCAGTACCGCCAGGACGGCGAACCACGCCCGCTGGTGCCGGGCATGGTGCTGACCATCGAGCCCGGGCTCTACGTGCCCGAGGACGACGACATCCCCGCCGCCTATCGCGGCATCGGCATTCGCATCGAGGACGACGTGGCGGTGACCGAGGCGGGTCACGAGGTACTGACCGCCGACGTGCCCAAGCGGGTGGCCGATATCGAGGCGCTGATGGTCAAGGAATAACCGTTAGCAAGTTCGATAATTTATGGGTTACGTAACGTACATTATGGAATATTGGCCGTGAATCGGCATTCCAGCGCCGCCCCAGCAGGGCGGCATAAGGAGCGCCGGCTGACAGGGCCGTCAGGATGAAGGTCGTGAGGATGAGGACCGTGATGACAGCCGTAATGCAAGAGAGGAGCCGGCCATGAGCGATCTGGGCGGGGGCGAGGCCCCGCGGCACGTGGACATCGCCATCGTCGGCGGAGGACTGGTGGGCGCCAGCCTGGGCTGCGCCCTGGCACCGCTGATCGAGCGGCTGGGGCTGACGGTGGCGGTGATCGAGGCCGCGCCCATGACGGCGAAGCTCGACGCCCCCTGGCAGCCGAGCTTCGATGCCCGGGCCAGCGCCATCGCCCAGGGCTCGGTGGCACACTTCCGCACCTTGGGGCTGTGGGACGGCCTGGCCGAGCAGGCCTCGCCGATCCGCCGCATCCACGTCAGCGAGCAGGGCCGCCTGGGCGCGACCCGGCTGAATGCCGAGGAGCTCGGCGGCGAGGCCCTGGGCCAGGTGATTCCCAATGCCTGGCTGGGACGCGTGCTGCACCGCCGCCTGGCCGAGCTGCCGCTGGACTGGCACTGCCCGGCCCGGGTCGAGGAGATCCGGCCCGTGGCCGGGGGTCACCGGCTGACGCTCTCCGACGGTGCCTGCCTCGAGGCCGGTCTGACGGTGCTGGCCGACGGCGGCCGCTCGGGCCTCAAGGAGCGCCTCGGCATCGAGAGCCGCGAGCGGCCCTACGATCAGGTCGCGCTGATCGCCGGCGTCGAGGTCGACCGGCCCCACGACGGCTGGGCCTATGAGCGCTTCACCGGCGACGGCCCGATCGCCCTGCTGCCGCTCAAGGGCCAGGCCATGGAGCTGGTCTGGACCCATGAGGCAGGGCAGGAGACCGACCGCCTGGCGCTCTCCGACGGCGACTTCCTGGCCCAGCTGCAGCGCGCCTTCGGCGACCGCGCCGGGCGCTTCCGCCGGGTCGGCAAGCGCCACGCCTACCCGCTGTCGCTGGTCACGGCCCGGGAGACCACCCGGCCGGGACTGGCGGTGATGGGCAACGCGGCACACGCGCTGCATCCGGTGGCCGGTCAGGGCTTCAACCTGGCGCTGCGCGGGGTGATGGACCTGGTGGCCGCCATCGAGGCCGGCGCCGCGCGCGGCGAACCCGCCGGCAGCGCCTCCACCCTGGGCGACTTCGAGACCCGCCGCAGTGGCGACCGCCACGACGTGATCCGCTTCAGCGACGGCCTGATCCGGCTGTTCGGGCTCGACAGCCCCTTGCTCTCCCACGCCCGGGCCGCCGGCCTGGTGGGGCTCAACCTGTTGGGGCCGCTGCGTCGGACCCT
It includes:
- the rpiA gene encoding ribose-5-phosphate isomerase RpiA; amino-acid sequence: MTQDELKDAVAAAAIDEIRPLLGRDVVIGVGTGSTANRFIDQLAALSGDFRGAVASSEASAERLRGHGIDVFELNEVGTVPVYVDGADEVNAHLQMIKGGGAALTREKIVAACAQRFVCIADGSKKVKCLGDFPLPVEVIPMARSYVARELVKLGADPVYREGVVTDNGNQILDCYEFMIDDPVAMEAQLNAIVGVVTNGLFAARGADVLLLGTDQGVERLTSA
- the ilvA gene encoding threonine ammonia-lyase, biosynthetic codes for the protein MAPRRAGRRAGANATNRGSLRAASRGPSRYYRNVRMLEDTVKKILQARVYEAARETPISSAPFLSRRFDNQILIKREDLQPVYSFKIRGAYNKMAQLSDEQKAKGVIAASAGNHAQGLAMAAKQMGVKAVIVMPRITPEIKVAAVRARGARVVLKGDAFGEAAAHAQELIEEHGYTYIPPFDDIDVIAGQGTVAVEILRQNPGRLDAIFVPVGGGGLIAGVAAYVKYLRPEIKVIGVESEDSASLKAALDSGERVVLDQVGVFAEGVAVAQVGEAPFAVMRDLVDDVITVNTDEMCAAVKDIFEDTRAVSETSGALSLAGLKKYIQQTGASGETLVCINSGANTNFDRLQHIAERTELGEQREAILAVTIPEKPGSFKKFCRTIGKRMVTEFSYRYADPEQAHIFVGVQVKPGGEDRQAVIDKLREADYPVEDLTDNELAKLHLRHLGGGRPQERFDEEVYRFEFPERPGALMNFLTHLPHDWNISLFHYRNHGAAYGRVLVGMQLPEDDRGHVEEHFDEIGYRYWKESDNPAYRLFMA
- a CDS encoding 5-formyltetrahydrofolate cyclo-ligase is translated as MTDLQDTAAHAVRDDERRALRRDLRRRRRQLSAQEQYQAARRLCHRLRHLPEVQRARRVALYLPNDGEIDPTRLMPWLNGRGARVYLPVLRPLSHNALWFVHYHAGTPMVTNRFGIPEPCTRHGAHRARRTPAWALDLILMPLVGFDDDGQRIGMGGGFYDRTLAFTRGRGPRPRLIGLAHDCQRVDRLPVAPWDVPLDAIVSDRRVVRP
- a CDS encoding cell division protein ZapA is translated as MTDASRPTTEITLLERQYVIACPPEERDKLERTARYLDRAMQGIHAQGKVVDREKVAIMAALNITHELLETLEERRAGEKSLGELSARLEKALADAPSR
- a CDS encoding UPF0149 family protein, whose product is MSLINERQDFSDIADTFLLHGSMQSPAFLDGRLCASLALHDLSAEGWLEVVCQNLGVEQPRDEPSAERLLGWRRQTVEALSASEMNYEPLLPDELFSLAERAEGLKDWTLGFLEVIEDAGAAPRKQWSEALREAVDDLKGLTSIETDLDDDPENENDLFALTEHARMAAMMLYTEQHPGQPQVEKVDDPEAYTKH
- the pepP gene encoding Xaa-Pro aminopeptidase, translated to MPPEILPRPAAIGAAEFRERRRRLMATLPDDAAVLLPGAALVTRSGDSEHAFRQNSDFHYLTGFPEPDALLLLLPGRDDGESVLFCQDRDPEMEAWTGRRLGAEGAERVHGLDQAFGNAERDEVLAELLDGRTALYLPLDDSEALHLAESIRAELQAGARRGARPPLAFADVSVRLHEQRLVKSPSELALMRHAGAVSAKAHCRAMRACAPGLTEYQLQAELEHEFRWQGGSGPAYASIVAGGGNARVLHYIENADVLHDGALVLIDAGAEFDLYAGDITRTFPVGGRFGEAQRALYEVVLGAQQRAIEAVRPGTTLVAIHRGVVRDLTAGLIELGLLEGELQDCIENEAWRRFYLHATSHWLGLDVHDVGQYRQDGEPRPLVPGMVLTIEPGLYVPEDDDIPAAYRGIGIRIEDDVAVTEAGHEVLTADVPKRVADIEALMVKE
- the ubiH gene encoding 2-octaprenyl-6-methoxyphenyl hydroxylase yields the protein MSDLGGGEAPRHVDIAIVGGGLVGASLGCALAPLIERLGLTVAVIEAAPMTAKLDAPWQPSFDARASAIAQGSVAHFRTLGLWDGLAEQASPIRRIHVSEQGRLGATRLNAEELGGEALGQVIPNAWLGRVLHRRLAELPLDWHCPARVEEIRPVAGGHRLTLSDGACLEAGLTVLADGGRSGLKERLGIESRERPYDQVALIAGVEVDRPHDGWAYERFTGDGPIALLPLKGQAMELVWTHEAGQETDRLALSDGDFLAQLQRAFGDRAGRFRRVGKRHAYPLSLVTARETTRPGLAVMGNAAHALHPVAGQGFNLALRGVMDLVAAIEAGAARGEPAGSASTLGDFETRRSGDRHDVIRFSDGLIRLFGLDSPLLSHARAAGLVGLNLLGPLRRTLARRAMGVER